In the Triticum urartu cultivar G1812 unplaced genomic scaffold, Tu2.1 TuUngrouped_contig_3718, whole genome shotgun sequence genome, ACATATAAAGAGTTTCGGTCCCTAAATGTTCGCAACACTCTACTTATAGTCTAGTGGTAAGCCGACCGCCCACTAGGAAGGTGTTGCCGGTTCGATCCCAATTTAGCACGATTCACTGTGCGGCTTATTGTACCGTGTGACACACAAGGATTATGATATGTGAGTTCATCTCATTCTCGAAAAAAAAAATATGGGTACATCACGGGGTTAGTACCATTGGCGGGCCGTTGAGTCGTGGCTCACCCAGAATTTGTAATTTGGCTATTTCGGCCAATAAACCTACAGTCCTAAAAACCCAATATCCCGCACTGTCTATTTTTCTCCCACTATGTAAGAGAGGGTGACCTTAATCGGCCGTCCACCGTTCAACTAGACCCTCCCCTCACCTCGCCGCCACACCCTTCTTCTCGTCGCCGCTGCCCCCTCCCCTCAAGGGCCCAATAGGTGCACACCATCGCGGCATCGCTCCCCTCCCctccgctgccgctgccgctTTTGTTGTGAGACTTGATTGGCCTACTTATGTTATGCTTTTGCCTAATATCGTATTATGACATTTGGATAGTGCAGATATTTTTTTGAGTGTGCACACCCTTCATGCCACGGGGGCGCACGGCCTTGTAATTTTTGGAAATAGCAAAGCACGTCCGGCAGGGTCAGCTGATAGCGAACGACTTTAGCAATCCTATAGGACCAGGGGGCGCGTCAAGATCCGTGCAATGGCGGAGAGAGCGTTCGCCAGGGTTGGGCCCCAGCGAACGTTTGCCAGACAGTATTTCCGTAAATTAACCTATATGTACCCCCATAGTAATAAAATCACCAGGGCAGTGAAAACGGTCGTGGCGGCCATGATACCCTGCACGAACCTTTGTTGTGAAAAGTGAAGCTTTATTCTGAAAAGTTACACGCCAAGAAGGCAAAGGATGGGACGCCGCGAGCAACGACGACCTCACATGGGGATATTTCGGTCCGTCCACGCGCGCCGCGTCATGTGTCCATCCCTCGGCCACGCACCGTAGCCGCTCGCGACGACAAGTTCCACGAACCAGGCCGGCAAAGGAATAAATAAACCGGCCCGCGACAGACGCAGACGTGGCCGGTGATTCACGCGAGCTGCTGACTTCTCTCGAGCACCGAGGAAGCTGCCCGCCCGGCGGGACGCGGAAAAGTCCTCCCTCAGCCCCGAGATTCGCATCGCGCGCATCCGGCCGTACGCTTGCCCATCGCCGCGAAGCCACGCCTGGCCGACGCGCCGCCCCACGCAACCGGGAGAAGAGAAGACAACGCGCTCGCCGCTCCCCTCCCCGCGTACTGATATGACTCCGCCTCCCCGCGGCGGAGTTACTCCTCCACTTCTTTATCCGGAAGGAGGGAGGATGGTCGGTGCGCTCCGTCGTCCGTAGCGCGTGCCCGCCGGTATTAATACCCCAGAGCCCACCGCAACCTCCACCCATCGGAACATTCAAGTTCAAGCTCCCCCATCTCCATCACTACAACCAGCCACCTCAAGCTTTGAAGCTCAGCTAGCTCGCCGCGACCGTCGAGTCTCAAGTCTTGGGCCATGTCGAGCGGCGGCGGGAAGCAGCAGCAGGCGAAGaagccggcggcggcggaggacaTCGAGATCAAGAAGGTCTTCTCGCGCTTCGACACGGACGGCGACGGCCGGATCTCGCCGTCGGAGCTGGCCGCCGTGTCGCGCGCCATCGCGCCGCCGGCCACCGAGTCCGCGCAGGGGCGGGAGGTGGCGTCCATGATGGACGAGCTCGACACCGACCGCGACGGCTACGTGGACCTCGGCGAGTTCGCCGCCTTCCACGGCCGCGGCCGCGGGGAGCGCGAGCTGGACGCCGAGCTGCGCGACGCCTTCGACATCTACGACATCAACGGCGACGGCCGCATCTCCGTCGCCGAGCTCAGCAAGGTCCTCAGCCGCATCGGCGAGGGGTGCAGCACCGAGGACTGCGAGAAGATGATCGCCTCCGTCGACGTCGACGGCGACGGCTGCGTCGGCTTCGACGAGTTCAAGAAGATGATGACCGGCGACGTCGCCGGCGCACCACCTCAACCCGAAGCGACCGCCGCCCCTGACAGCAACAAACCCAAGAAGGAGTGATCCATGCTTGCTTGTAAATTCGTAGTAATGTGAGGGGGGCGAAGGGAAGGTGTATGTTAATTGTCAGTACCTGTTGGGCATAGTGTTCTGGTCTGAAGATGGTAAAAATTGGGAATAAGGATCAATGTGCAATTGCCACTCTTGTGATGTACCTCTAAGGTAACGGCTGTGTGTGCACGCTACTCGTAGTAGTACGTACTACTAGATATTTTCTCCTAGTGTGGGCATCTTGCCACTTCATTTTCACATGAGAATGGATCTATCAGTTCGGTCAGTGCGATGTTGATGTTGAAGGGTGATGATACCCAATGCATCGTCAACAATATTTATATTGGCACTTGACAATGCATGTATTGTTATTTTCAAGATGTTGAATATTTTTAAGCATATGCTTTTAAATGATTTCACGGGGACTTCGGTGAAAATTAATTATATTTCCTTGGCTTTAATATTTCGATATCCATTATTCGCCGCACCTGGGGACCCCGGCAGAGATTGTGCCGCCACGGCTGCGGGGGCGGTATGGGGGTGGCTAGAGGTGTTGGGGGTGGCTAGAGGTGTTGGGGGTGGCTGGAAGTGTGATACCCAATGCATGTTGGCTTTGTGCCCTCTTTGTTGTTTGCATTCTTGGCTAGAGATCGGGCAAAGCGGTTTCTCTAATTCTCGATTGTAGTAGGTGTGGTTTTAATCTCAGAATTAGCGTTGTGTGGTGTGTCATTTGACATTGTATTCAAATTATGGGTGGGTCTCTTCACCCTTTTTTCTATTAATATATGATATGCATGCTTGTGGTGTGCCATTTGATATTGTATTCAAATCATGGATGGGTCTCTTCATCCTTTTTTCTATCAATATATGAAACGCATGCTTGACATCGAGAACACATTTAGTATATATTATTATATTATACTTAACGCGCAGATTATTTATATTATATTTTAGTGTCAATCTAGAAATACATGAAGGCCTAACAAATAGGAAAGGAGCTATTGCCTAGGAGGCATTTAATAATCCTTTGTCAATAAAATATAGTAGTATTGTGCTATCCAAGTATATTATAATTATAATTCTTTTGACTATAATAATGATATTGATTATCCTTGTAGCAGATTTTACACAAACAAAGGATGCATGCAAATATTAATGTGAAAAACACTATAAGATCAATAATGGATCCTTAGAGACTTTCTTTTCAGAACGAAGATCCTCCTCTATACAGTATCACCATAAGGATGTATCATAGCATTAGAAATATCAGTGGAGTTTTTGCTCTCGGGCTTCAGGGGGGCTTTTATTTTCAAACATTAAAAAATCAAATTTTTTTACTTTCAAAAAAAGAACAAAATATCAAGCACTTATAGATGTATACTAGATGTGTGTGAAATTTCATTATGAAATATGTTTTTGTGTGCCCTATAAAAAAACATATAATTTTATAGTGAATAGTACATGTTTTAGAAAATACATTATTTCTTTTTTGTAGCTCGCATGAAAAGTCATTTCGTCATGAAACTTCACAGACAAGTAGTCTACATCCATATGTATATGTGTATTTTCTCCAAAAAAAATTGTAACTTAAAATTTTGAATTTAAGTAATTAAAGGCTCCATGGAGCTCGAGCTTCATTAGGCCTTTCCCTAGAAATATCAACCATGTGGAAAATATAACTACATCAGGAAAAAGGAAATAGAAAGCCACTCCTCATGGCACTTAGCAAGAAAAACACAAAAGCTCCATGCTTGGCAGTTCTGATGTCTATCACATTGTCATGACATGCGACTGGGAGAAACAAAGGTACACTAATTTGTTTATGCCAATCTAATGTGTATAAACATATGGCCACCTTGGTTGTTAGACAATATTATCCGTTCAATTTATATTACACGTGGTAATTAACCTGAAAGGGATGTCATACTTCGTCACGTGTTGTCTGGAAGGTTTTAGCCGCATGACAACCCAACACTAAATAATGTCCATATGTGCAAGCTTAACTTAAAATGTTGATTTTTGTTACTCTAACCTTTGAAAGTGCTATGCGCAAATTGGCAAAGCCGCGGAAATGATGAGTAGTATGTATTATGATGTACCAAAATTTGTTGTTTTAAGATATGTCGGATTTCAATAAACTACACAAAGTTAATTTTGTTATCTCAACTATGCAACCTCATGATTTCATCAATGAAGACGTCATTTAAGTTTATTTTATACTAAAAATGATTTTGCCACTTGTCAGTTATTCAGAATTCCTTAGCACTCAACTGACATCGAGAACCATCGATCCGAGCAATGTTCATTTTTGACTATGAGAGTAAATGCTGCATTTTTGGcaaatgatgaaaacttgttgAACATTTTTAGGTTTTATGAACAAATCTCTAAAATCAGCGAGAATTACGGATACTACATTTTGACACTGCTTGTATAAATTATTACAACACAGTGGATATCTTTTAGATCTATACAATGGATGACTtttatatgtatatatatatgtatatatatacatacatacatatatatatatgaaaaaatataTTAAATCAAACATAAAATGAGTTGATTTTACATTGAGATTATTCATGTTTCACATTCGAATACATGCATTGTCATTTGAAAGATTTCTGGTTGCAAGAGCCAATTAATAATTTTTTCTAAGATATGCTTTAAAATGTGAAAGATaaccaggaaaaataatatttTGCTTTTGAGATTAAAAGGTCGGTGGGCCACCCATCGGGATTTAGATTTTTAAGGTTGGTCCATTAGCACTATCTGATTTTTAAAACTAAAAGTCATTGTCAGGTTGGAAATTTTCTGGTCCCCCTCAACTCGCCTTGGTTTTATTGTTTTGCCCCACCAGCCTAATAATCCCATCACACGCCACAAGGAATAGTAGCTAGTAAATTTATAGGCCAAAACTAGAAGCCAATAATAATTTGATGTACTATTATGATTCACAATTTAATAGCGGTATTAATAGTGAATATCTGGAAATAATAATATCAAATATTCAAGAGGCATTTAATAGCAGGCTGTATATATTCAAACTCTTGTAATAATATTAATTGACATTAGCTGGCTGGCTGTGTAGAAGCAAAGGACGAAAACATTAATGTTGACAATTGTAGGATCCTTATGTTTCCTTTCCAAATGGGAGAAACTCCTATGTTGGACTATGCCTATATAATACCACCATTAGGATATATCATGAGAAATATCGACCATAAGGAAAGCCATAGTAGAGAAAAGAAACAGGACAACATTTCTGATGGCAATTATGAAGAACAATACAAGGGCCCTGTGCTTGGTAGTTCTTCTGATGTCTGCCACTTTTTCATGTCATGCAACTGGAAGAAACAAAGGTACACCCATTTGTTTATGTTGGTCCAATTTTGAAGAAATATACGCAAACCTTGATTTTGTAGACAATCTTGAGTAACTCTTGCATTTTATACTATATATCCATAGCCTAATTTGAATGGGTTGCTATACTTCGTCATGTGTAGGTACGACTGCATGGAGAGCTTTGTGTGGAGACTTCAAGATATGCGAGAACCCAACGGTGAACAATGTTAATATTTGCAGACTTAACTGTGAATGGTCTGGTTACATCTTCGATGACAGCTACTGCGACCGTGGTAAGTGTTGTTGTGCATTGACACCGCCAAGGAAATGATGGGTACTACGATGTGCCAAAAGTTTGGGCTTGTAAGATATGGTGAAGTTCAATAAACTATACAAGTTGATCTTGATTTGAATATGCAACTCCATGATTTTACCATGAAGTCGTTATTCAGGTTCGTTTGATATTGCAAACGGGTTTGTTAAATCTCAGTCACCTGAGAATTCCCTAGCACTTAGTTGACGTCTACAAGATTTTATTGCATTGGATGAACAAATTAGTACAACATGCTAAATATTCTTTGGTCTTATGAACAAATTTGGAAAACCAATCAACAATTAGCTGGAACTGAACATCTCACTAGCTCGGGCTAGTGAAATAAACCAATTTTCTCTTGACCTATGAAAGTGAACTCCAATATATTGTAATATGAAATAGTTTTTGACAATTTAATTATAAACATATAAATAGTGCACACTTGTTTGAAAGTAATAAAATATGTTAAAAGCCCACAAAAATGACGGGCCCACTCTGAGTGATCTTCATGCAGCTGCCCTGCCCCTCTGTCTCCTCATAGTGCTGCTATACAAATCTTATTTGCGAGTGCTAAAAGGAGCGTTGCCCACATCTTGCATAGACAAGGCCCAAAGATCTCCCACGCTTATTCATTGTACGGTCGTGATCGTACAAATTGCAGTTTTTTTACATCTCCTCTTCATTTTACTTTAAGATTCTTAACTAATTTagatgattttttttaaaagtcTTTACAATTTTGAAGAATTTTTTCGTGAATTTCAGAAAAAATATCATGAATTGAAAAAATGTTCCAATATTTGACAAATGTTCCTAAATTTAAACAATTTCAGCAATTTGCAATATATTCCCAAAACTGAAAACAATTCCTGAAATCAAAAAATTTCATAAACTTGAATAAATGTTTATCAATTAGAAAAAATAAACAATTTTATTCTTTTTGATGAGTTTTAAAATTGAtcatgcatttgaaaaatgttcacgatTTTCGGAAATGTTTGTGAATCTAAAATAATAATCAATAATTTAAAAATCTCCATGACTCCAAAAAATGTTCTAAAATTTGTTAAATGATCGCAAATTCAAAAGAATGTTCATGGATTTGAACTTAAAAAGGTTTGCGTAAagaaaaaatattcacaaattcAGAAAAGTTGGAGAATTTTAAAAAATCTTGGTGACTGGCTTTTTTGGTGAACCTAAAAATATTCGAAACTAAAATAATCATGAATTAGAAAAATGATCATAATTATTTTAAATTGTTCATGTATGAAAAGATAAGAAAAAAAGAAAACCTGaaatatgaaaaaaaaattgGAACCTTCCCAATACCGGACGGAAGGTTGTACATATTTCCAAAAATCATGGTGAACCAAACGCTGATACTTACGTAAGCAGAAAAAATAGCCAGTTGTTGTGTTTACTAGGCCTTAGCCCGCGTCGGATCACCCGTGGGCGATTTCCTAAAACAATGGTGACAGTGGCTGAAAGTTATGTAAATATAAGAAGAAGACAACTAGTTGTTGTGTTTACTAGGCCATGGCCTGCTTCGGGTCGTGTGTAGACGATCGATGGACAAAGCTGGTAGCGGGCGATCTGTAGCATTTGCAATCTCACGAGGTCAGGAGTAGGAGCTCGAGAAAGGGAGCTCTTGTTCGGCGCTTAGCGGGCTGGTGCTCACACGCGACGCCTAGCGGGCTGGCCCAACAACATGCTGAAAAGAAAAACGCGAAGAAAAAAAGTTGATAGTAATATTGCGACAAGGAGCAATCAAACTCAACATACCGCGTTCCAACCAGGACACTTGCTGGGCATGGGGCACCCATCAGTCCGGCATACTCCTCAATCAGGACGCCTGCCGagtatgaggccgccgcagccacctgccaccaatccatcaTCAGTGTTGTACTGCTGCATCTATCTTGCCCGGTCTAGCTGCCGTCGGCGCCACCACGAAGCCAGACAACGCCACCATCCTGCGCTTGTCCATCATCACACGCCCACCGGCgagaccccgctgctccatgccGCTGAGACCCGCCGTTGTCGACGTGCCAGATGCCACGCCGCTCCTTCTTCGCGAACACCACCTGCTGCCACTGGCCCCATCCCCTCCGCCTGAATCCTCTCCCGAATACCCAAGCCTCCCCAAACGGCGCCTTCATGAAGGGTACGACACATAAGTCATCGCCGCCGTCCAATCACGCGGATTTTGGACTTTCGTCCgagagggggggggggtcagGAGACGGAATTAACCACATGGCACCACACACCAACTTCTCCTAGCCAAACGACGCCCCCATGGAGGTAACGGcaccgagcgccgccgccgccgcatccgCAAGGGATAACAGGAATTAACCTCGGGTCGGATAAGAGGGGACGTGGAGAAGGGATCTCGTCAATGCCTCCAGGGAGGGAAGCAGCGCCCGCAGGCGGTGTCACCGACGTGGATGGCCAAGCCACCAAAGGATTTCTCCCGAGCCCTACTCACACCACCGTGCCCAGCCACCATCAGCTCGGTGAAGATCACTGATGCGAGATCCAGCGGGAAGTGGACCAAATGGAGAACTTCAGATCTGATGCTAGGAGAACCGCTGGAGCAGACCGCTGGCCGCATAACGAACCGCGcctgccgtcgccgccgacgcCAGCACTCATGACGGACGAGGCCCGCCCAGGCCCATCGGCCCTACAGGCTTGCAGATGCCAGATCTGGATCCTGCAGGGGCCAGGCTCGCCGGACGTCGCCTCGGAGCCCCATGGTCGGCCGGTAGCCACCGTAGGGCGGAGGGATGTTGACGAGCCGCCGGTGCCGCTGCGCCGGGGAAGTCCACCGCGGGCCAAAGCCCAGATCGCAGCCTCTCCCAGGGTGAGACGGCCCCGCTGCTGCCGTCCTTGGCTGCGGCTCGGACTTGGCCGGTGCCAGCCTCAAGCGACAGCGAGGGATCGAAGATGTATGAGGCCCGGCGGCGGCGCTCGCGTTCGCCCTCGAGTCGCCCGCATGGTGCGGCGCGAGGGTACCGGGCAGAAACAGAGTGTCTTTAAAATTGGAGGAGAATTTCACTTCCCCGGCCTCTGCACCAACTAgagatgcatacggccattttAGTATTAGTACCAAGATAAACACGGTCCTCAGAATTTTTTTAGGTGTGTATCAAGATATATTTTGATGAGTGGTTCCATCACATACCAAACTTGATTCTCAATAAATTGAGGAGAACCCCTGTGCATCACCTGTCAATTCTAGAAATTAAACTCTGATCGTTAGGCTGCACAACCGCATGTCCAACCACTGAACCAAGACTCTCTTTGCaaaagttcatcgatttgaaAGGAATTTTATCAACTTTGAGCATGGAGCGTTGGTGCGTAGGAGTAATTCTTCATGGCTCAAATGAGCAAAAAGCTCACATCGTCCGCGAGTGTTGGGCTGGGACTTGGGAGGAGTTGTATCCCGTTAGCAGGATTTGACTTTGTCTCTCTCATGGCTCTCGTGCAGAACGGCAATTGCAGTGGAGGCGTAACTTTGGAGGGAAGTTTGGCCGACGTACTTGCCAGTCCGAACGAACGAACAAACAAACGTGACCTCTGATGAGATTCGGTTAGCCAAAACAGAGCAGAGCACGCCGTTCCCATGTACGCTCGCCGGATCCATCCATCTCTCCAACTTTTCTTCTGCCTCTCTCATCAATCATGGCTTGCTTGGCCCGTCACGCATGCACGAACCGATCCGATCGATCTCGTGCATGCGTACGCGCGTATCGCCGTTGCGTAGCGACTCAAATGATTCGAGCACCATCCAATCCATGTATGTCCACACAAACACCCGAGCCCCTACTGGACATGGGCATGCTCGGCCGGTGATTGGCCTTGTGTAAACACATGACATTTACAGCCACGAAATGAACAAAATGGGCCACCAAACCTCGCTTTTAGCCGGGCGATGCTCGTGTCTTGACGCTTTGTAATCCGGTTTCGTACGCCTAAGCCGACCGAGCGATCAGTGTATGGCCCATCGTCGTCGCCGCCGTCGACCGCCATGTTTCCGCGGTGGTGGGGCGGCCGCAAGTTGGGCGCGTCGCCGTCTCGCCGATCCTCCTCGATCCCACCGCCGTCATGGACGTACGTACTACAGGTCCAACGTTGTTGCCGCCGGTCCGGCCTCTGCGTTCTGTTGCATGCCAACGTCCTCTTGTTGTTCTCCTCTTTTAATAATGCCTATGTACCGACCCTTGGCAATTTGATTGCAGGCAAATGGCGCTTGACGGTGCGTTGATTTACTGAAGTTGGTGTCATGTTAGTGTCGTCTTCAGTTAGATGAGGGATATAATGTCCTGGAATTACGACGGAAAGTTGATGTGGAATCTAAGCCCCGATTGGTCCAAACCGTGATGGATGGATCGGCCTGAAGTATGCAGCGCTTTAAGTTGTCTCTTCCCAAAGCCAAGAAAAGGAGCGCTTCTGCTAGTGCCtgtaatcatcatcatcatgctTACCACAAACAACAGCCTATCAGATCCAACAGCCGCCCAGCCGTCCCTCTGACACGCGGGCCCGGGAAGCCGGCCGGCCCCACACGCCAGTCGCGGCTGGTCTCTACTCTCTAGTTCGCCAGGCCTTGCGCAAGCTTTACTGTTACTCAAAAGCagagaagagagagggagagggtgGGAAAAGATGCATGGTGTGTGTGTGGAGGTGCGGTGGTTGCTTGGAGCCTCTGCAATATTTTGCGACCGGCGTTCGGTGCGCTTTCGAGCTATTTCGCCGTGATCTCGATGGCCgaccctcccccctttatatacggccGGCCGCCGCGATCCCTCCTCAGCCTCACCGCACCACCGCACCGCCTGCCACCGACGACAAGCGCGCTCCCCTACCGCCTCCTACCGCCAGCGCCATGGCCTGCAGCTGCTGCGCTCAAGGGGTGGTGTTCAACGCCAACGTGATCCGGAACAGCGCGCTGGAGGACGGGCTCGCCGGGTGGGCGCCGCTGGGGGCATGCACGGAGCTGTCGGTGCAGCACGAGGAGCCGGAGAAGGTGCCCACGGAGACCATCAACGACGTGGAGGACGGGTACAGGCCCAGCGGCAGGTACATTCTGGCGACCGGCCGCGGGGGCGAGGAGGACGGCCTCTGCCAGGCGATCCCGGCTGGCGCGCTCAAGCCCCGCGTCACCTACCGGGTGGCCGGTTGGATCGGCCTCGGCGACGGCGCCGCCGGGGAGCACGCGGTGCGCGTCAACATTCGCGTGGACGGTGAGGACGAGGAGTGCGCGCTGGTGGTCGAGGGCGGCGCGGTGTGCGCCGAGGCCGGCAAGTGGACGGAGATCAAGGGCGTGTTCCGGCTCAAGGCGAGTCCGGCGTCCGGCGCCGCGGTGCACGTCCAGGGCGCGCCCGCCGGCGTCGACGTGAAGGTGATGGATCTCCAGGTGTTCGCCACGGACCGCAAGGCCCggttcaagaagctccggaagaAGACTGACAAGGTGAGTCAGCTCTCACATCGCCACCATCTAACTAACACTCCAAACTGAAAACGATTTACTACTACTATATTTTTCTATGGGTTTTGGTAAGCTAGCTTGGCACCAAACTGCATAAATGTATGTACTGGCACGGCGGCGCCAAACTCACGACACATGTCAGTTTCGGTTGACACGTAACGCAATGACTCACGCGCACCGTGCTTGTTGCACGTACGTAGGTGCGGAAGCGCGACGTGGTGCTCAAGTTCGCCGGCGCCGGGGCGTCGTCGGCGGTGTCGGGGGCGTCGATCCGGGTGATGCAGATGGACACGAGCTTCGCGTTCGGCGCGTGCATCAACCCGGCGGTGATCCAGGAGCCGGCGTTCGTCGACTACTTCACCAAGCACTTCGACTGGGCGGTGTTCGAGAACGAGCTCAAGTGGTACCACACGGAGGCGGTGCAGGGGCAGCTCAACTACACCGACCCCGACGCGCTGCTCGACTTCTGCGACCGCCACGGCAAGCCCGTGCGGGGGCACTGCATCTTCTGGGCCGTCGACCGCATGGTGCAGAAGTGGGTCAAGGACCTGCCCACCGACCAGCTCACCGCCGCCGTCCAGGGCCGGCTGACAAGCCTCCTCACCCGCTACGCCGGCCGGTTCCCGCACTACGACGTCAACAACGAGATGCTCCACGGCACCTTCTTCCAGGACCGCCTCGGCGACGACGTCAACGCCTTCATGTTCAAGGAGACGGCCAGGCTCGACCCCGGCGCCGCCCTCTTCGTCAACGACTACAACGTCGAGGGCGGCGGCGACCCCAACGCCACCCCGGAGAAGTACATCGCGCAGGTCAACGCGCTCATGGAGAAGGGCGCCCCCGTGGGCGGCATCGGGCTGCAGGGCCACGTCACCAACCCCGCCGGCGAGATCATCTGCGACGCGCTCGACAAGCTCGCCACCACCGACCTCCCCGTCTGGCTCACCGAGCTGGACGTGTGCGAGTCCGACGTCTGCCTCCGCGCCGAGGACCTGGAGGTGGTGCTCCGGGAGGCGTACGCGCACCCGGCCGTGGAGGGCGTCGTGCTCTGGGGGTTCATGCAGGGGCACATGTGGCGCCAGGACGCCTGCCTCGTCAACTCCGACGGCACCATCAACGACGCCGGCCAAAGGTTCATCAACCTGCGGCAGGAGTGGACGTCG is a window encoding:
- the LOC125527374 gene encoding probable calcium-binding protein CML16, whose protein sequence is MSSGGGKQQQAKKPAAAEDIEIKKVFSRFDTDGDGRISPSELAAVSRAIAPPATESAQGREVASMMDELDTDRDGYVDLGEFAAFHGRGRGERELDAELRDAFDIYDINGDGRISVAELSKVLSRIGEGCSTEDCEKMIASVDVDGDGCVGFDEFKKMMTGDVAGAPPQPEATAAPDSNKPKKE
- the LOC125527375 gene encoding endo-1,4-beta-xylanase 1-like, translating into MVCVWRCGGCLEPLQYFATGVRCAFELFRRDLDGRPSPLYIRPAAAIPPQPHRTTAPPATDDKRAPLPPPTASAMACSCCAQGVVFNANVIRNSALEDGLAGWAPLGACTELSVQHEEPEKVPTETINDVEDGYRPSGRYILATGRGGEEDGLCQAIPAGALKPRVTYRVAGWIGLGDGAAGEHAVRVNIRVDGEDEECALVVEGGAVCAEAGKWTEIKGVFRLKASPASGAAVHVQGAPAGVDVKVMDLQVFATDRKARFKKLRKKTDKVRKRDVVLKFAGAGASSAVSGASIRVMQMDTSFAFGACINPAVIQEPAFVDYFTKHFDWAVFENELKWYHTEAVQGQLNYTDPDALLDFCDRHGKPVRGHCIFWAVDRMVQKWVKDLPTDQLTAAVQGRLTSLLTRYAGRFPHYDVNNEMLHGTFFQDRLGDDVNAFMFKETARLDPGAALFVNDYNVEGGGDPNATPEKYIAQVNALMEKGAPVGGIGLQGHVTNPAGEIICDALDKLATTDLPVWLTELDVCESDVCLRAEDLEVVLREAYAHPAVEGVVLWGFMQGHMWRQDACLVNSDGTINDAGQRFINLRQEWTSHARGKIDSDGNFKFRGYHGSYVVQLATATGKMHKAFSVEKGDTPLVLDMDV